A region from the Ichthyobacterium seriolicida genome encodes:
- the nhaC gene encoding Na+/H+ antiporter NhaC: protein MNNHKRCNLLEAFIPLIVLIGSLFYNIVAYDGDISGGASQLSLLMATAVGVAIGFRHEISLDKIISDIEKSISSVSSTIIILFIIGSLSATWMISGIVPTMIYYGLKIINTQLFLVTSVIMCSLVSVFVGSSWTTVSTIGLAMLGIGKVLNFPEEITAGAIVSGAYFGDKMSPFSETTNLASAVTKTDLFSHIRYMMYTSVPSIAITIVLFLIIGYCYGDYVPANTQDFIEALDSAFNISPMLLIIPLIILIFLVKKEHAIKALFIGMILGVIAMIVFQSDVIEKISGKNILTFADYYTIIINVITSETVINTNNEVLNELLSTSGMKGMLNTVWLIIMAMSFGGMMESIGALDAITNAILRRIKNTPSLFAATTGTCLFLNTTVSDQYLSILISGKMYNNSFRERGLAPQNLSRTIEDSATVTSPLIPWNTCGVTQSSVLGVSAMDYLPYAFFNYMSPILTLIFGFLGIKIKRIKNKISSTKG from the coding sequence TGGTGATATCTCTGGAGGGGCAAGTCAACTTTCACTACTCATGGCTACAGCTGTGGGGGTAGCTATAGGATTCAGACATGAGATAAGTTTGGATAAGATAATTTCAGATATAGAAAAAAGTATATCCTCTGTCTCTAGTACCATCATAATTTTATTTATCATAGGTTCTCTTTCTGCAACTTGGATGATAAGTGGAATAGTTCCTACTATGATTTATTACGGTCTAAAGATTATAAACACCCAATTGTTTTTGGTGACCTCTGTCATTATGTGTTCATTGGTATCGGTATTCGTAGGGAGTTCATGGACTACTGTTTCCACTATTGGGTTGGCTATGTTAGGAATAGGGAAAGTCCTAAATTTCCCAGAAGAAATAACCGCTGGAGCTATAGTATCTGGAGCTTATTTTGGCGATAAGATGTCTCCCTTTTCAGAGACTACAAATTTAGCTTCTGCTGTAACTAAGACAGACCTATTTTCTCATATAAGATATATGATGTATACATCTGTTCCCTCTATTGCGATTACTATTGTATTATTTTTGATAATCGGATATTGTTATGGTGATTACGTACCTGCAAATACACAAGACTTTATAGAGGCTTTAGATAGTGCATTTAACATATCGCCCATGTTACTCATAATACCTTTAATAATTTTGATTTTTTTAGTAAAAAAAGAGCACGCTATAAAAGCCTTATTTATAGGGATGATATTAGGGGTAATAGCTATGATTGTATTTCAAAGTGATGTAATAGAAAAAATTTCAGGTAAAAATATATTGACATTTGCTGATTACTATACAATTATAATAAATGTGATAACTAGCGAAACTGTTATAAATACCAATAATGAAGTATTAAACGAATTGCTTTCAACTAGCGGAATGAAGGGGATGTTAAATACAGTATGGTTAATAATAATGGCCATGTCATTTGGAGGAATGATGGAGAGCATAGGAGCATTGGATGCCATAACTAATGCTATCTTAAGAAGAATTAAAAATACTCCATCTCTTTTTGCAGCTACGACGGGGACTTGTCTTTTTTTAAATACCACAGTGTCAGATCAGTATTTATCTATATTGATATCTGGCAAGATGTATAACAATTCTTTCAGAGAAAGAGGATTAGCCCCTCAAAATTTGAGTCGTACCATAGAAGACAGTGCTACGGTTACCTCTCCACTCATCCCTTGGAATACTTGTGGAGTAACTCAGTCTTCTGTATTAGGAGTGAGCGCTATGGATTATCTGCCATATGCTTTTTTTAATTATATGAGTCCTATTCTAACATTGATATTTGGCTTTTTAGGGATCAAAATAAAAAGGATAAAAAATAAAATCTCTTCTACTAAGGGGTAA